The following proteins are encoded in a genomic region of Pseudomonas saponiphila:
- a CDS encoding terminase large subunit domain-containing protein, which produces MPSLNIPQAQFLTLPHKFRAFVAGFGSGKTWVGCSALSKHFMEWPGVNAGYFAPTYPQIRDIFYPTMDEVAYDWGLKTKINQANHEVHIYSGRQCRGTVICRSMEKPQTIVGFKIGHALVDELDVLTSIKAQQAWRKIIARMRYNLTGLKNGVDVTTTPEGFKFVFQQFVKQLRDKPALKEMYGLVQASTFDNELNLPDDYIPSLMESYPEQLIRAYLNGQFVNLTSGSIYHAYDRKLNQCFDTVQAGEPLFIGMDFNVGKMAAITHVKRDQGLPRAVDELIDGYDTPDMIRRIKERYWQHDGNDFKKTCEIRIYPDASGDSRKSVNASMTDIAMLKQAGFSVIAPAANPPVKDRINAMNAMFCNAQGERRYLVNPFTCPTYADGLEQQVWASNGEPDKSQGNDHANDGGGYFIHREYPIIKPVTAIKMGYAR; this is translated from the coding sequence ATGCCGAGCCTTAACATTCCTCAGGCTCAGTTCCTCACGCTGCCCCACAAGTTCCGCGCCTTCGTTGCCGGCTTTGGCTCGGGGAAGACCTGGGTAGGCTGCTCGGCGCTGAGCAAGCACTTCATGGAGTGGCCCGGCGTCAACGCTGGCTACTTCGCGCCAACCTATCCGCAGATCCGGGACATCTTCTATCCGACCATGGATGAGGTGGCCTACGACTGGGGGCTGAAGACCAAGATCAACCAGGCGAACCATGAGGTTCACATCTATAGCGGCCGGCAATGCCGCGGCACTGTGATCTGCCGGTCGATGGAGAAGCCGCAGACCATTGTCGGCTTCAAGATCGGCCACGCCTTGGTGGATGAACTGGACGTGCTGACGTCGATCAAGGCTCAGCAGGCCTGGCGCAAGATCATTGCCCGGATGCGCTACAACCTGACGGGCCTGAAGAACGGGGTAGATGTCACCACGACGCCTGAGGGCTTCAAGTTCGTCTTCCAGCAGTTCGTGAAGCAGCTGCGCGACAAGCCGGCGCTCAAGGAGATGTATGGCCTGGTCCAGGCCAGCACCTTCGACAACGAGCTGAACCTGCCCGACGACTACATCCCATCGCTGATGGAGTCGTACCCTGAGCAGCTGATCAGGGCCTATCTGAACGGCCAGTTCGTCAACTTGACCTCGGGCTCGATCTACCACGCCTACGACCGCAAGTTGAACCAGTGCTTCGACACGGTCCAGGCTGGCGAGCCGCTGTTTATCGGTATGGACTTCAACGTCGGCAAGATGGCCGCGATCACCCACGTCAAACGCGACCAGGGGCTGCCCAGGGCGGTCGATGAGCTGATCGACGGTTACGACACGCCGGACATGATCCGCCGCATCAAGGAGCGCTACTGGCAGCACGACGGTAACGACTTCAAGAAAACGTGCGAGATCAGGATCTACCCGGACGCCTCGGGCGACTCGCGCAAATCGGTCAACGCCAGCATGACGGACATTGCCATGCTCAAGCAGGCCGGCTTCTCGGTCATCGCTCCAGCGGCCAACCCGCCGGTAAAGGACCGGATCAACGCCATGAACGCCATGTTCTGCAATGCCCAGGGCGAACGGCGTTACCTGGTGAACCCCTTTACCTGTCCGACCTACGCCGACGGCCTGGAACAACAGGTATGGGCATCCAATGGTGAACCTGACAAGTCACAAGGAAACGACCACGCCAACGACGGCGGCGGTTACTTCATTCACCGCGAGTACCCGATCATCAAACCGGTCACTGCAATTAAAATGGGATACGCCCGATGA
- a CDS encoding DUF4055 domain-containing protein → MSNDVSFKRADYIEALGRWATVRDVCAGQHRVVDRLPYINAHDKSPENQDRNRAYRERAVFKNATGHTRNGLLGLAFHKDPTLAVSKKLEYLQDNANGSGVSIYQHSQGTLEKVLEAGRHGLYVDYHQDDGIGGHSVILSYCAEDIINWRTGMVNGHSVLTLVVLREAPEEEDGFGFKVIEQYRELALEPDGFVCRVWRRSGPKGGGPLAIVEEFRPEGGTGRLKEIPFTFVGAQNNDPSIDESPLYDIAMINLGHYRNSADYEDSVFWCGQAQPWISGLDEQWRDWMEKNGVYVGSRAPMMLPAGGSFGYAQPLPNTLVKEAMADKNQMMIELGARMVVASLSSKTATEARGDQSASTSVLAGCVANVSEAYTRALMWCCAYMGITDKKVAYQVNQEFVELTADPQMITALVGLWQNGGFAKADLRAYLRKLGLIAPERTDLQIDGELQEQGDGLGLDDEDEPNGGKPSNP, encoded by the coding sequence ATGAGCAACGACGTCTCCTTCAAACGGGCGGACTACATCGAGGCCCTGGGCCGATGGGCAACAGTGCGCGATGTGTGTGCCGGCCAGCATCGGGTTGTCGACCGGCTGCCGTACATCAACGCGCATGACAAGTCGCCGGAGAACCAAGACCGGAACCGGGCCTACCGCGAGCGAGCAGTGTTCAAAAACGCCACCGGGCACACCCGAAACGGGTTGCTGGGCCTGGCGTTCCACAAAGACCCGACACTGGCGGTGTCGAAGAAGCTGGAGTACCTGCAGGACAACGCCAATGGCTCCGGCGTGAGCATCTACCAGCACTCCCAGGGCACGCTTGAGAAGGTGCTGGAGGCGGGTCGGCATGGCCTCTATGTCGACTATCACCAGGACGACGGCATCGGTGGCCACTCGGTGATCCTGTCCTACTGCGCTGAAGACATCATCAACTGGCGTACCGGGATGGTGAATGGTCACAGCGTGTTGACCCTGGTGGTGCTGCGAGAAGCGCCGGAGGAGGAAGACGGCTTCGGCTTCAAGGTGATTGAGCAGTATCGAGAGCTGGCATTGGAGCCCGATGGCTTCGTCTGTCGGGTCTGGCGGCGATCTGGACCGAAAGGCGGCGGCCCGCTGGCGATCGTTGAGGAGTTCAGGCCTGAAGGTGGCACCGGGCGCCTCAAAGAGATCCCGTTCACCTTCGTCGGCGCCCAGAACAATGATCCGAGCATTGATGAATCGCCGCTCTACGACATCGCCATGATCAACCTGGGCCACTACCGGAACAGTGCCGACTATGAAGACAGCGTCTTCTGGTGCGGCCAGGCTCAGCCGTGGATCTCCGGCTTGGATGAGCAGTGGCGCGACTGGATGGAGAAGAACGGCGTCTATGTGGGCTCCAGGGCGCCGATGATGCTGCCTGCTGGTGGTTCCTTCGGGTACGCACAGCCTCTACCCAACACTCTGGTCAAGGAGGCCATGGCCGACAAAAACCAGATGATGATCGAGTTGGGTGCTCGCATGGTCGTGGCGTCTCTATCGTCCAAGACGGCAACCGAGGCCCGCGGCGATCAGTCTGCATCGACCTCTGTCCTTGCCGGGTGCGTGGCCAACGTCAGTGAGGCCTACACCAGGGCGCTCATGTGGTGCTGCGCGTACATGGGCATCACTGACAAGAAGGTCGCTTACCAGGTCAACCAAGAGTTCGTGGAACTGACAGCAGATCCGCAGATGATCACCGCGCTCGTTGGGCTCTGGCAGAACGGCGGGTTTGCGAAGGCTGACCTGCGAGCCTACTTGCGCAAGCTGGGGCTGATCGCTCCTGAGCGCACGGACCTGCAGATCGATGGCGAGCTGCAGGAGCAGGGCGACGGCCTGGGCCTGGACGACGAGGACGAACCCAATGGCGGCAAACCAAGCAATCCTTGA
- a CDS encoding minor capsid protein gives MAANQAILDATIRHAVFLEKLKAGEVGKFAPFLKEIDRSIRDQLTRSDLTEYNVKRLETLLKEVDSLLLGIFDRYSAQLNLDLVDIANYEAEFEAASLARSAPVGVSLDVAAPTVAAVRTAVLTKPLSVRGTGGGKLLKAFIKSWTTAERERVTGTIRQGFFEGQTNFQIIRNIRGTKAAGYKDGILATTSRNASTVVHTAIQHVSSQARMEVAKANTDIVSEVEMVATLDSKTSQTCRSMDKRRFPVDSGPRPPFHPNCRTSFVLITKLSAVFAKGATRASVGDDGPKQVSAGLDYYQWLQQQPAAFQDVAIGPVRGKLFREGGLTVERFAELQLDRNFAPLTLVQMKQLEPLAFERSGIT, from the coding sequence ATGGCGGCAAACCAAGCAATCCTTGACGCCACGATCCGGCACGCGGTCTTTCTCGAGAAGTTGAAGGCGGGGGAGGTAGGCAAGTTCGCTCCCTTCCTCAAGGAGATTGATCGCTCGATCCGGGATCAGCTCACCCGGTCGGACCTGACCGAGTACAACGTCAAGCGCCTGGAAACGCTGCTGAAGGAGGTCGATAGCCTGCTGCTGGGCATCTTCGACCGCTACAGCGCGCAACTGAACCTCGACCTGGTGGACATTGCCAACTATGAGGCGGAGTTCGAAGCCGCCAGCCTTGCCCGGTCCGCGCCGGTTGGCGTATCGCTGGATGTGGCGGCGCCCACTGTTGCCGCTGTTCGTACTGCGGTCCTGACAAAACCGCTCAGTGTGCGCGGCACCGGTGGCGGGAAGCTGCTGAAGGCCTTCATCAAGAGCTGGACCACTGCCGAGCGCGAGCGCGTCACAGGCACGATCCGGCAGGGCTTCTTCGAAGGGCAGACGAACTTCCAGATCATCCGTAACATCCGCGGTACCAAGGCGGCCGGCTACAAGGACGGCATCCTGGCCACAACCAGCCGCAATGCCAGCACTGTCGTTCACACCGCGATTCAGCATGTGTCATCTCAGGCGCGCATGGAGGTGGCCAAGGCCAACACGGACATTGTGTCCGAGGTTGAGATGGTCGCCACGCTGGATAGCAAGACCAGCCAGACCTGCCGATCGATGGACAAGCGGCGGTTTCCGGTTGACTCCGGTCCCAGGCCGCCGTTTCACCCGAACTGCCGGACGTCCTTCGTTCTCATCACCAAACTGAGCGCGGTATTCGCCAAGGGTGCTACCCGGGCCTCTGTCGGTGATGACGGACCCAAGCAGGTCAGCGCAGGCTTGGACTACTACCAGTGGCTTCAGCAGCAGCCAGCGGCGTTTCAGGACGTGGCAATCGGGCCTGTCCGGGGCAAGTTGTTCCGGGAGGGCGGCTTGACTGTGGAGCGGTTCGCAGAGCTGCAGCTTGATCGCAACTTCGCGCCGCTGACCTTGGTGCAGATGAAGCAGTTGGAGCCGCTGGCGTTTGAGAGGTCAGGTATCACCTAA
- a CDS encoding DUF2280 domain-containing protein, whose product MAALSSEVKVFVIQALACFDTPSQVVESVQKEFGLSITRQQIESHDPTKVSGKGLAVKWKQLFEETRKRFREDTADIPIANRAFRLRGLARMAEKAESMRNLALTAQLYEQAAKECGDMYVNRTRKEEPDDEPLIPTRIQVDVVDARKPNAEP is encoded by the coding sequence ATGGCAGCCCTATCAAGTGAGGTGAAGGTCTTCGTAATTCAGGCCTTGGCCTGCTTCGATACGCCTTCCCAGGTGGTCGAGTCGGTCCAAAAGGAATTCGGCCTGTCTATCACCCGCCAGCAGATTGAATCGCATGACCCAACGAAGGTGTCCGGGAAAGGGCTCGCGGTTAAGTGGAAGCAGCTGTTCGAGGAGACCCGCAAGCGCTTCCGAGAGGACACTGCTGATATCCCAATCGCCAACCGCGCGTTTCGCCTCCGCGGCCTGGCCAGGATGGCCGAGAAGGCCGAGAGCATGCGTAACCTCGCCCTGACTGCCCAGCTTTACGAGCAGGCCGCCAAGGAGTGCGGGGATATGTACGTCAATCGTACCCGCAAGGAAGAGCCAGACGATGAGCCGCTGATCCCCACCCGCATTCAGGTCGACGTGGTGGATGCGAGGAAGCCGAATGCCGAGCCTTAA
- a CDS encoding putative metallopeptidase — protein MNRPYPPIAITELSELSGFGIRLTPAPEVWDWLNSEILSDTGSIHNEDHAHLLDADIRVMWASSSFEKQGRTVLGQAEQVAFRAGGWQKARMEQQMREWFGDVPAFIITLAADYSAQCSDAEFCALIEHELYHIAQATDKYGQPAFTQEGAPKLKLRGHDVEEFVGVVRRYGASREVQALVDAANNPAEVGKLNISRACGTCLLKSA, from the coding sequence ATTAATAGGCCATATCCACCAATCGCGATAACTGAGCTTTCTGAATTATCCGGCTTCGGCATCCGCCTGACTCCAGCCCCCGAAGTATGGGATTGGCTGAACTCCGAGATCCTGTCTGACACCGGTAGCATCCACAACGAAGACCATGCCCACTTACTGGATGCAGACATCCGGGTCATGTGGGCATCGTCGAGCTTCGAGAAGCAAGGCCGCACAGTCCTGGGCCAGGCCGAGCAGGTAGCGTTCCGCGCCGGAGGTTGGCAGAAAGCTCGGATGGAGCAACAGATGCGTGAATGGTTCGGTGATGTGCCGGCCTTCATCATCACCCTGGCTGCTGACTACAGTGCTCAGTGCTCCGACGCTGAATTCTGTGCACTGATCGAGCATGAGCTGTACCACATCGCCCAGGCGACCGATAAGTACGGCCAGCCAGCCTTCACCCAAGAAGGCGCGCCCAAGCTGAAGCTGCGTGGCCATGACGTCGAAGAGTTTGTCGGTGTGGTCCGCCGCTACGGTGCGAGTCGAGAAGTGCAGGCGCTGGTAGACGCTGCAAACAATCCTGCTGAGGTGGGGAAATTGAACATATCGAGGGCCTGCGGAACCTGTCTGCTCAAGTCGGCCTGA